The Penicillium oxalicum strain HP7-1 chromosome VI, whole genome shotgun sequence genome window below encodes:
- a CDS encoding putative sterol O-acyltransferase 1: MLPTLVYELEYPRTESIDWGYVVEKVIATFATIFVMIVVSQYWIYPVVMRTVQMKEQGWTVQQRLREFPWVLSDLLFPFMMEYLLAFYVIWECVLNALAEITRFADRGFYADWWNSVSWDQFARDWNRPVHNFLLRHVYHSSISSFHLSKVSASLVTFLLSACVHELIMLCIFRRLRGYLLILQMMQLPLVWLSRTRVLRGRRLVGNVFFWLGIFTGPSLLCSLYLII, encoded by the exons ATGCTGCCCACTCTGGTGTATGAATTGGAATACCCTCGCACGGAGAGCATTGACTGGGGATACGTGGTGGAGAAGGTGATTGCCACCTTTGCGACCATCTTCGTGATGATCGTCGTGTCGCAGTACTGGATCTATCCGGTGGTGATGCGCACGGTACAGATGAAAGAGCAAGGGTGGACAGTGCAGCAACGACTGCGGGAATTTCCCTGGGTGCTGAGTGACTTGCTCTTCCCATTTATGATGGAGTATCTGCTGGCGTTTTATGTGATTTGGGAGTGTGTG CTCAATGCCCTGGCTGAAATCACCCGATTCGCTGATCGAGGCTTCTACGCCGACTGGTGGAATTCAGTCTCGTGGGATCAATTTGCGCGAGACTGGAATCGACCGGTCCACAACTTTCTGCTCCGGCACGTCTACCACAGTTCCATCAGTTCCTTTCATCTGTCGAAAGTGTCGGCCAGTCTGGTGACCTTTTTGCTCTCGGCCTGTGTGCACGAACTGATCATGCTGTGTATCTTTCGCCGGCTACGGGGGTATCTATTGATCCTGCAGATGATGCAGTTGCCGTTGGTGTGGTTAAGTCGGACGAGGGTCCTACGGGGCAGACGGTTGGTGGGCAATGTGTTTTTCTGGTTGGGCATCTTTACAGGGCCGAGTCTGCTGTGCAGTCTATATTTGATTATATAA
- a CDS encoding Hydrolase tropI, translating to MASNPPAACCTLGVKHEGEAKGSLEQFGGVETYLIYPSDKSTTRAALLLTDVIGHRFINAQLIADQLAANGYLVVMPDLFHGDPIPLNRPADFDLMAWLKGPPGHLPPRVEPVVKAVLAEMKTKLGCEKIGAVGYCFGGKYAIRLLNDAQVDAAYVAHPSFVDEDELAAIQRPLSIAAAETDSIFPVEKRHESERILAQTGQVYQINLFSGVEHGFAVRGDISKPVIRFAKEAAFMQMVAWFNQYV from the exons ATGGCCTCCAATCCCCCCGCAGCATGTTGCACCCTCGGCGTCAAACACGAAGGCGAAGCAAAAGGTTCCCTGGAACAATTCGGCGGTG TCGAAACATACCTCATCTACCCATCCGACAAATCCACCACTCGCGCcgccctcctcctcaccgaCGTCATTGGCCATCGCTTCATCAATGCCCAACTGATCGCAGACCAATTGGCCGCTAATGGCTACCTGGTCGTCATGCCCGATCTGTTCCACGGAGATCCCATCCCGTTGAATCGTCCAGCAGACTTTGATCTCATGGCCTGGTTGAAGGGTCCACCAGGTCACTTGCCACCGCGGGTCGAGCCCGTCGTCAAGGCGGTCCTGGCAGAAATGAAGACCAAGTTGGGATGTGAGAAGATTGGAGCGGTGGGATATTGTTTTGGG GGCAAATACGCCATTCGTTTACTCAACGATGCCCAGGTGGACGCCGCCTACGTGGCTCATCCCAGTTTCGTCGATGAGGACGAATTGGCCGCGATCCAGCGTCCCTTGTCGATTGCGGCTGCTG AAACCgactccatcttccccgTCGAAAAACGTCATGAATCCGAGCGGATCCTCGCCCAGACCGGTCAGGTGTATCAGATCAATCTGTTTAGTGGAGTGGAACATGGATTCGCCGTGCGGGGGGATATCAGCAAGCCGGTCATTCGGTTCGCCAAGGAGGCAGCCTTTATGCAGATGGTCGCTTGGTTTAATCAGTATGTTTAG